GACCTTTCGCGAGAGATTGTGTCAAGAATCTCTTTTGCATGAGAAATGAGGTTTTCAGTCTTTCCTTTTCTTGTCTCTTCAAAACGAGATATGGTCTGGTTCTTAAAATAATCTTTTGATGATCCTCTTCCAAGCCAGTCAAGTAAAGCATGTTTAGAAAAACGCCACTCTCTGCCTATCTTTCTTGCTGGTATATCTTCATCTTTTAGAATTTGATTGAGTGTTTTAGTAGAAATTTTCAAAAACTCAGCTGCTTCTTCAAAGTTCAAAACTTCTTTTTCCATTTGTATCACCTCATATTACATCTAAATTCTATTTAATTTATAGTTATATTATAAACAAAAACATTCATCGTGCAAGTTGAACTGACAATCTGCCATTATTTTTTGCAAAATAATCTTTGTCTTGAAAGAAGGATTTTTTGAAAAAATGAAGAATATATATTATAGATATTAGTTTGTTTAATAAACAAACTAAGTACACGTACTGGCATGTTTAAAAAATAAGGTTTAGTTAAAAAACTGATTTATTATAGAAGGAGAGTGAGTTATAAAATGAAGTACTTCAAAGACATTCCAGAAGTAAAATATGAAGGACCACAGTCGGACAACCCATTTGCTTTCAAGTACTACAATCCTGACGAAATCATTGACGGCAAGCCTTTGAAAGACCACCTTCGTTTTGCTATTGCTTACTGGCACACATTCTGTGCAACAGGAAGCGATCCGTTTGGACAACCTACAATTGTTCGTCCTTGGGATAAGTTTTCAAACCGAATGGACAACGCAAAAGCAAGGGTTGAGGCAGCATTTGAATTTTTTGAACTGTTAGATGTACCATTTTTCTGCTTCCATGACAGAGATATTGCACCTGAAGGGGAAAATTTAAAAGAGTCAAATAAGAATTTGGATGAGATTGTTTCTTTAATAAAAGAGTATTTGAAAACCAGCAAGACAAAAGTATTATGGGGAACAGCAAACCTATTTTCACATCCGCGATATGTTCATGGTGCTGCAACATCCTGCAATGCCGATGTTTTTGCATATGCAGCAGCGCAAGTGAAAAA
The sequence above is drawn from the Caldicellulosiruptor bescii DSM 6725 genome and encodes:
- a CDS encoding helix-turn-helix domain-containing protein, whose amino-acid sequence is MEKEVLNFEEAAEFLKISTKTLNQILKDEDIPARKIGREWRFSKHALLDWLGRGSSKDYFKNQTISRFEETRKGKTENLISHAKEILDTISRERSITIENRRFDFPENVEMEVKIKRRMDTIKFELEFEWQTDEKGENESEEWKEQS